The genomic interval atgatttccataatgatcggttggtagcaGAAAAAGCCCTATACACTattaaataaagaatttatacCTATACCTTTACTAATAACTATTAACCGGATAGTTACATTTCACTATGGACATAGTGTTATTGATGTTGAGGCGCTTtacaaatacaattattttcatgaaaaactaaatataataatGCCCTAACTACCAACTCTATCAAAACATACTTTTAACTTTTATACGTACTTAAATAACACGTACAACATTTCTTTATGTAATTAAGTGTAATTTAGCGGTCAGTTAATATCATATCATGCTCGAATACCCAACAAGCAATCGGATTTCGTTAAAATGATTCGTTGAAAGGTATTTTGCTCATTTAACAAATTTGAGTTCATCGTTAAAGTTATAATGATGATTACACAACTACTAAGCATTAACCTTCACAAATAATATGCATGTCGAAGCGTGAATTCATAAATATCAACATAATTAGCATCGCATCTCAATCAAGCATGCAAAATGGTTTCAATAATCGTTAATTACAGGTGTCGAGTTTGATTTACCGCTCATGTGATGAGCTATCTCTTAAATCTACACACGCTTTAGTGTAGgtaagcttcagccaaaccaacgcgtgcagatcgcgtcgTTGAAAGCAATTAATGCACCTGCatgcataggccaatgacaggacgcgcgaccAATTAAGTACAAGACGCGTTGATTTAAACTCATAGCTACAAATACgacatctgatcgccatcgccatcgcaggctccacgcgttggtttggttaaAGCCGTAGGTAGGTAACGGCAGCACGTGAAACTTGACacttatgcagttgtaatagatgatgttttgtaaaaaaaaatgtttaggcTGATGTGCTATCAACTgtacataaattatttttacatgtcAAAAATActcgatttattttataaattcaatattttcttGCAATAATTTTCACAACCCAGTTATTTTCTTAGCAGCATTCgataataatttgtttaaaaccatattgtttTCACACAAGGATTAAGTACAATACAGGCCCGGAACAGGACACTGATCATTCACGTGGTGTAGGTACTCTATCTTCTTACTATCTCCCTGTTTATTTTCGCTCCACGTAAGTATCGCCGAAATTACAGACCTAGGTCtgtttatctaataatattaatttcaattacttttaatttagtCATTCTTGTCTTGGCTGCAGCATTGGTATTACTTATTAACGATGACAACACATAACATTGTGTGTGGCATAGGTGTGTGGTATCTTAAACAGTCAGAATAAGAGCTATTTTTCCATAAAAATGTGTCTTAATGCTCTGTAAAATCAGTTTGAAATGTGCATTCGAGTCTTCGGTGATCCTGATGCGCCGGAGCACAGTTGATGCAACTTGCCTGTTAAGAAACTAAAATGTAAATGTTCCATTCAGATATTTTACTAGCGTGAAATTCAAAGTGAACGTGCCTTCAAAAATGGAGAAGGTTCGACTACCTATGTTAGTCGTTCTTTACTAAATAACAAAGTAGATAAGGTGTTAGAAAGTTTTTaagatacttatttatttttgttttaaaaaagctTGGAGTAGAAAATACGTAGGTATTATGTGAAAATGACCATGAAAAGTAGCGTTTAACCTTTGTAATGCTTGATATGAAAAGATGATATTTTTTTGCTCTTATAGAGCCACAAACCTACGAACTATGGACAAAATATGAGATAACTgcatcattttaatttaaattattgtcatttatttattaatttatgaatagaacggccatattttaaaacattactTTAAAGTGTGTGGTGATTACAATACAGAAACAAAGTGAAACAAGCATAGAACCAGTGActaacaatattaaaatgtaacatTTCAGACTTCTGccttaatattaaaattctatTAGATGCACCGAGCTGTGCAGATAAAAATCTCTAGCCTGGGGtgttatatttaataataagtgatcaaacgaacttcacAAGCGAAGTTCGATCATTATTATATGAGTCGCTTCATTCGAAGATATAATTAACCAGGTAGTCCCTTTTAGGTGCTGGCAACATCGCACAACTTTTAGAGAATTCAAATATTATCTGTGTAACGACTTTTTTCCCCACCGCGGCGCCCGCGCGCTCCGATCGCTAGCTCATTCTTTAGAGAGAAGAGTTAAAACTTTCTTGATAAGGGTTATTACGTTAACAAATCTTTGTTATAAGTACATATAGTTATGGGGGGGAGGGAACTTATATCTTCGAATGAAGCGACTCATATAATAATGATCGAACTTCGCTTgtgaagttcgtttgatcactTATTATATTTCGTCGCTTCATTCTTCAGATATAATTAACCAGGTAGAATTTCAGAGTAGAAATAACAAGAAAGTTTTTAATAGTGTAACTtgtctttttaatattattaaagacgaaaacaaaattacaattttgAATTCAAATAATAACTAAACTTCTAGTAATCAGGtagataatttataattaaagaGCAAATGTAGCTTAAAATAATCTTAATTTAGGCATACGGACGTGGCAAAGCTTTCTTCTTCAAGGATTTCACGATTATAGAACCTTGCGAAAGTGTTAGAGGAGCTGGTCCAGCCAGCCGTTTTGCGAATGGTATCCATGGACACCCCGCGTGAGTGAGCGGCCGAAGTCGCGGCATGTCGCGTACTATGTCCGCTAAACACTGTCGTGTCAACTCCGCTATCTGACAGCACTTGCTTGATCCAACGACTTATCGACTGAGTTGTCGCTGCTTTGTGTGGCGctttaaatgttaataataatctACCCGTGCTAGCAGGTCtcttattttttgtaacaaaaatatagtCTCTGAGAGCTGTAGCAGGGCATATGCTGATATTCTCAGCAAAGTATGGCAATTTCAGAATAGGTTGCTGACGACCCGGAGCAGAGGTTTTAATTAAATCCGTTATAAAAATTTTTGCGCCTTGTTCTGAAAAACTGATATTTTCTAACTTTATAAGTGAGAGAGTTTGCACTCGGTGTGCAGTGCAGATAGCTAGGAGAACAACTAGCTTCTTCGTTATTTTTTCTAGTGATAATTCGGCATTAGGGTGCCATCGTGAAACAAAATTCAGAACCAATTGCGGGTCCCAAGTACCGGAGTACTTAGGTGTGGCCGGTTTTAACCTGTACGCTCCCTTAAGCAACCGCTTGACATCGTCATTCGATGTAAAGCTGTTGCCTAAGAGTAACGACAACGCGGAGCGATGGCTATTTAAACTACTATAGGAACATCCATTAGAGAACTGTGTACTTAAAAAAGATAGCACTGATGTATGTGAAGgcgcaaataaattaatgtcttGTTCTGAGCAATATTGCCACCAAAGCTTTAGTGTAACATTATACTGCTTCATAGTGCTGTCAGCTAGCGAAGCGAGCATTAAGGTGATTGCCTCTGGGGGGGAACCTCGCTGAGCAAAGGCTTGCCGCAGAGCTTCGCAGCCGCCAGGGTAAGGTTGGAGCTGAGCGGGTGTTGATCTCTGAAAAGAGATTGAAGTGGGTATTTTTgacaatcaaaataaattatgtctGAGCAAATTAACTTCTTCAACAAAGGAAACCAAGGCTGCGAAGGCCAGTTGGGAAACACGAAAACGCCAGATGCTTGGTCATCAATCACTTTTCTCAGGCATTTTAAAATCAGAGAAAAAGGCGGGAACGCGTAGAAGTAAAAGCTTTGCCAGTTTATAGTAAAAGCATCCACAGCCATCGCATCGGGATCCGGTCTCCAAGACATAAAATTTACACATTTGGCATTGGTGCGCGAAGCGAAcaaatcaatttcaaattcgccaAAATGTTCTTGAATAATTTGGAAAGCTTTTTGTGACAAAGACCACTCAGTGTCCGGGTTAATAATTCTAGAATCACTGTCTGCAACATTATCTTTCGTATTTACGTAAGAAGCAAAAATCCATATGTTGCGCTCCTCGCACCATTGCCAAATTAGTCGGGATAGTTCATTTAGATGAGGGAACTGAATTCCCCCCATCCGGTTCACGTAGCTGATGGCTGTGGTGTTATCCACACGTAACAATATTGTACAGTCCTTTTCTTGGCTAAAGAAGGTTTTTAGCCCTAGAAAAATTGCGAATAATTCTAGGTAATTTATGTGTCTATTACGTTCTGAAATGGTCCACATCCCATTAGCATGTTGGTTAGTATTTGTACAAACGGCTCCCCATCCGGTTTGAGACGCGTCTGTgtaaatctcaaattgaaaatgAGTGTGTCTCATATGGTTGTAGGTAGAATATATATTATTACTCCACCAGTTAAGATCTCGAAGTATTTCGtccgataattttatttttgcgttataattattgttgtgttccaataataaaagaaattttTGTCTCTCTAAAATTTTTGTGTACAGCCACCCATACTTAGCGGCTGGACACGCGGATGTTAATACTCCGATTAATTGGGCAAAATCACGGATGGTGCAATTTGGTAAGGTAGAAAACTTTTTTACTAGCTGTGCTATATTGTTACGTTTGGCATGTGGCAAACTCATTGTCATGTCCTTGGTATTAAATTCAAAtcctaaaaatttgcaagtagATTGGGGTATCAAACAGCTCTTTTGGTAGTTCACAATAAAACCTAAACATTGTAACAACTTTAGGGTTTCGTTAATATTGTTAAGACACTCTGTATAAGTATCACCGATTAATAAAATGTCATCTAAGTAGATTGTTGATCTAAAACCTCGGTTTCTTAGAAAGGATATCACCTCTTTCATTACTTTTGTGAACACTCTAGGTGCTAAAGACAAACCGTACGGCATAGCAGTGAATTCGTAAGTAATGACTGAATTTAAATCAGATTCGAATTCGAATCTGAGGTATTTACGGTCCTCGCTATCGATAGGTAAAAGAAGATATGCCTCTTTTAAATCAATAGTGGCAAGGTATCCATTATCGGGAATTAATTTTGCTGCCGTACGGTAGTCTTCCATCTTAAAGTGAGGGGGTGATATGAATTTATTTAGCGGTTTTAAGTTTAATATAAATCTCTTGCCCCCGTTTGGTTTTggagtcaaaaaagttttagatAAAAACTGATCATTTCTCGGTTTACATGGCGTTATAGCCCCTAACgctaacaatttttcaatagcATGTTTCATGTCTCGTCTTTCGtctattgaaaaattgttacgTGGCACTACTGTTTGTCTTACATTGTCGCAAAAGGGGATGGAAAATCCATTTTTAATCCAATCGAGAACGACCGGGTTTTCTGTAATTTTTAGCCAACaattataaaagtattttatacgACCGGCGTGTACCTGTGTTACTGCTGCGCTGGCGCACGAGGTTTGCTCTGTTGAGCGTTCTTTGTGTTGTTGGTTTGATTGTTCCGGCGCATCTGCGGTGCTGGAGGATGGCGTCGGTTCCCTCCCCGCCCCCCTCTGTTCGACTGGAAGCGAGGAGATTGCCAGTTTCCCTGGTAGGACGGACGAGCGCCAGCTTGCTGAGGATACGTCACTGGAGCTTTTTGGGTTGGTCCTTTCTTTATTTGAAGCCCTTGCTTCTCTATTGCTTTCGCAGCTTTGATGTTCTCACCCAGTTTTTCACCAAACAGAGTACTATCTCTTTCAGCGTCGTTAATCACGTTGAGACAGGTCTTGTCTAGACTTGGTGTGATTAATTTTATGCGGTTTTGTGTATACATGAAGTGCAAATCCGACAATAAACGACAACTATTACTCAGGTGCTTGATCGCCTGAACTTTGTCCCCATTCAATAGTAATAGGTCTAGTGCTCTATTACACGCTGTTATTCCCAAGCCTAGCTGCTGCTGCTGAGCCAAGAGTGAACTCTTGTCTCGGTTTCGGACCATGTCTGGAAGAGCTGCTGCGATTTCTGCATTTAGTTTTGGGGCTTGCAGGAGGCGACAATTGTCTGGTACAGCGTATTCTTTGAGCAGTTTGTCCTTGGCTTCCTTAGGAACGCCTTTCTTTAGAATTGGTAGCCATAACTTGGCTTGGCTGTCTAAGATTTTTTCGCCATATTCTGGAGAATCGGATTCCGTTTCACCCAGAGCTGAGAGCAATTCAGGATCTAACGAAGGCTCTTCTAGGTTTGGCGGGTCGGCAGAAATGTTTTCTGCTGACTTCGCTTCGGTTGGACAATCGCTTAATAGGTTCTGTACCAATTCGTCATTTGGTATCAAAATATCGTTGTCTTGAGGTTCTTGTATATTAATACATGCCTCGGACGGCGATTCTAGGTAgcctaaaacaatataaaactatatttaaaatgtgggtagaaatattttattttatgaaaatgtgtTTAGTTACAAGTAGTAACTATTCAACAAATATTGCATTACATCGTTGAAAATTCGCGATTCACCCCGATGTATATGCCTATATAATATAAATCTATAATATAATTGTGTAGTCATTAACTCGCAGTTAATTCCTACTGGCcgatataaaaatatgtaggtcACGGCGCCGTCATGGCGGGCGTGTAAAATAGTATCATTGTTGAAGACTCGCAGTCAACCCCAATGTACCTTGTATTGTATTTATTGACTCGCAGTCAATCCATACTAGTCGGTCTATTTATGGAAAATTTTCACTTTCACTTTTATTCACTTGAGGAAATGAAAGTTTTACTTACATTGATTTTCGTCTTCATCGTCAGATTCAATAATCCGACGGCGGTaagtctttttattttcttgtaacTTCCTTATTTTCTTCCGATAACGCTCGATCTTTTCTTCCCTACTGCGTTTCGGCATATTGGACGGAACGTGTACTCGTTGCCTCgcacaaaaaaagaatgagcTAGCGATCGGAGCGCGCGGGCGCCGCGGTGGGGAAAAAAGTCGTTACACAGATAATATTTGAATTCTCTAAAAGTTGTGCGATGTTGCCAGCACCTAAAAGGGACTACCTGGTTAATTATATCTGAAGAATGAAGCGACGAAATATAATGGGAACTTGTTAGGTATTAGAATATCGCGAATCGTGAGAAAAACAATGGCGAGTGCCTCCTCTGGCGTTGCTTCATCATCGATTGTTTAAATGTCATGCACAAACAGAAGCTTCAAAGTACCAATGATGTTACAATTATTGTGAGAATAATGATGCTAACACACAACAGATTATTCGCTTTGTAAATCTTAGTCATtatcacagatcacagaaactaaagggagatgtgacaagggggcggggccggtgtcgcagcaatatgcctaaaaatagaacacattgctcgtgacagcaatggtGACAGCAGCgatgtcataatgtaaacagtttacattgcttgcgtagtactaaagattattcgaacgttgagtactgataccgcagtggataatgagcacatattttgattactttgggtgtgtgaatttctaatgcgacactgagtttcgaattCATTAGATGGCATCTCTCTATGGTCATTATGGTAAGAAGAACAACTGTCAgaaaattttctagaaaataattgaATGTGATTTACAACCACTTTTACACAGAGGTCTAAAAATATGTTTTGGAAATAGTTCTACCCCTACTACGAACATAAAGCCTCATCAATCCGTCTAGCCTAGCCAGATTGAGATTCGAAGCTAATTTGCCGTATATTGGGTCCGTGGCTgagtcccccagtattcgacgcacccgtggttgaagccccgatttaaataaatttaatatcatatttttttcggcttttgcactaagtacagtcaacgaaaaccatgtatgtttgacgctatttaaaatgatgtatttaattatttttttatatacttaaaacttttataatgaaaacttttatttgtagttagttaaatgtagagagagtagagttattttaaagactgattgttacaattattttgattaggtaaaacgattcacatgttattataggtaaataaaacctatgataaaatatgataggttaAAGTAAAAcctatcccatcaaaaacaatacttgtcaaaaaaaccaagtctcgcaactcagttgttctacggtaaaaagttgtgagatccatgtaataccaagtccaggccaggaaatctttaacgttttacataaattattgacttggccatcgcactaaataattttatttacacgtgttttcatgcgatgaccaagtcaatatatttatgtaaaacgttaaagatttcctggcctggacttggtattacatggatctcacaactttttaccgtagaacaactgagttgcgagacttggtttttttgacaagtattgtttttgatgggatctcatttctttttgtattttgtagacagcagttatgtatctagaaaactggaccgaaattgaaaaattttactcgacttggcggttg from Ostrinia nubilalis chromosome 4, ilOstNubi1.1, whole genome shotgun sequence carries:
- the LOC135071310 gene encoding uncharacterized protein LOC135071310, with the protein product MPKRSREEKIERYRKKIRKLQENKKTYRRRIIESDDEDENQCYLESPSEACINIQEPQDNDILIPNDELVQNLLSDCPTEAKSAENISADPPNLEEPSLDPELLSALGETESDSPEYGEKILDSQAKLWLPILKKGVPKEAKDKLLKEYAVPDNCRLLQAPKLNAEIAAALPDMVRNRDKSSLLAQQQQLGLGITACNRALDLLLLNGDKVQAIKHLKHQSCESNREARASNKERTNPKSSSDVSSASWRSSVLPGKLAISSLPVEQRGAGREPTPSSSTADAPEQSNQQHKERSTEQTSCASAAVTQRSTPAQLQPYPGGCEALRQAFAQRGSPPEAITLMLASLADSTMKQYNVTLKLWWQYCSEQDINLFAPSHTSVLSFLSTQFSNGCSYSSLNSHRSALSLLLGNSFTSNDDVKRLLKGAYRLKPATPKYSGTWDPQLVLNFVSRWHPNAELSLEKITKKLVVLLAICTAHRVQTLSLIKLENISFSEQGAKIFITDLIKTSAPGRQQPILKLPYFAENISICPATALRDYIFVTKNKRPASTGRLLLTFKAPHKAATTQSISRWIKQVLSDSGVDTTVFSGHSTRHAATSAAHSRGVSMDTIRKTAGWTSSSNTFARFYNREILEEESFATSVCLN